The following are from one region of the Halodesulfurarchaeum sp. HSR-GB genome:
- a CDS encoding rhomboid family intramembrane serine protease: protein MDPLALGARIAVLVASGLALVLVHRLRGSQAISWRRVRTRLLFGLPLGTLLTAGLLAVVYFFVQGGYGHDHLLTLPFVSWSLRYPLGMVAAPLSHQSLGHLVGNLAGFLVFGTLAEFAVGHYPRTRGQSAFSSLRTNPYARVLGFPAGVVLVALLTSLFAWGPIIGFSGVVFAAVGFALVHYPLVTVAGLIGQEFLTTTFWTLRNPIQTATAGTSYGAPWWANVAVQTHLLGLLLGVGLGLAWQRYRTETVRTDPWRLFVASVLVGSSLTLWALWWYSGVERYRLFRAPGFVLLLGVAVLITVAASLRRSPITDLSAREFSIGLLVVPVLIMGGIALPVNLTATGAVSAPGDTVTVADYEVGYAEAATDPRYEPLNVSFVESPSPPTVSGVIVASEKRHLWTQAVSAGRLANADRATVTVGGLGWRESIEIRRTGWEAVGGDAAVLVRAAPGEEDPTAIHASDAATADAVVAGRTITVAPRNGSFALRVEAEAESAQIGTPDRGPVPEPGEKITIGEIRIEHDNSSLIAGHEDTRVVVFRAAGA from the coding sequence ATGGATCCGCTCGCCCTCGGAGCGCGCATTGCTGTCCTCGTCGCGAGCGGCCTCGCGCTGGTTCTCGTTCACCGCCTGCGTGGCTCACAGGCGATTTCCTGGCGTCGGGTTCGGACCCGATTGCTCTTCGGACTCCCACTCGGAACGCTGCTTACGGCGGGCCTGCTCGCAGTGGTCTATTTCTTCGTCCAGGGCGGATACGGGCACGACCACCTGCTCACGTTGCCCTTCGTCTCCTGGTCGCTCCGCTACCCGCTGGGGATGGTCGCCGCGCCGCTCTCCCACCAGAGCCTGGGGCATCTGGTCGGGAACCTGGCCGGATTCCTCGTCTTCGGGACGCTCGCGGAATTTGCCGTCGGGCACTACCCACGGACCCGCGGGCAGTCCGCCTTCAGTTCGCTCCGGACCAACCCCTACGCCCGGGTGCTTGGGTTTCCGGCCGGCGTCGTGCTCGTCGCGCTTCTCACGAGTCTGTTTGCCTGGGGCCCGATCATCGGCTTCTCCGGGGTCGTGTTCGCGGCGGTCGGGTTCGCGCTCGTCCACTACCCCCTTGTGACGGTCGCCGGCCTGATCGGGCAGGAGTTTCTCACCACCACGTTCTGGACCCTCCGGAACCCGATCCAGACCGCCACGGCCGGAACGTCTTATGGGGCCCCTTGGTGGGCCAACGTCGCGGTCCAGACCCATCTGCTGGGATTGTTGCTCGGTGTTGGGCTGGGACTGGCCTGGCAGCGATATCGGACTGAGACCGTCCGAACGGATCCCTGGCGGCTCTTCGTCGCGAGCGTGCTGGTGGGAAGTTCGCTCACGCTCTGGGCGCTCTGGTGGTACAGCGGGGTGGAGCGCTACCGCCTGTTCCGGGCTCCAGGATTCGTCTTACTGCTGGGAGTCGCCGTCCTCATCACGGTGGCAGCGAGCCTTCGTCGATCCCCAATCACGGACCTCTCGGCCCGCGAATTCTCGATCGGCCTGCTCGTCGTCCCGGTTCTCATCATGGGCGGGATTGCCCTGCCGGTGAACCTGACCGCCACCGGGGCCGTGTCCGCCCCGGGGGACACGGTCACCGTCGCGGACTACGAGGTCGGCTACGCCGAGGCGGCCACCGACCCGCGATACGAACCGCTCAACGTCTCGTTTGTCGAATCGCCGTCCCCGCCCACGGTCAGCGGCGTGATCGTCGCGAGCGAGAAACGGCATCTCTGGACGCAGGCCGTCTCCGCGGGTCGGCTGGCGAACGCGGATCGAGCCACGGTGACAGTCGGGGGGTTGGGCTGGCGGGAGTCAATTGAAATCCGCCGGACGGGATGGGAAGCCGTCGGGGGCGACGCGGCGGTCCTCGTCCGGGCCGCCCCTGGCGAGGAGGATCCCACTGCGATCCATGCGAGCGACGCGGCGACAGCCGACGCGGTGGTTGCTGGCCGGACGATCACGGTCGCGCCACGGAACGGTAGCTTCGCGTTGCGTGTGGAAGCCGAAGCCGAGTCGGCACAGATCGGGACTCCGGACCGGGGCCCGGTACCCGAACCGGGCGAAAAAATCACGATCGGTGAAATTCGAATCGAGCACGACAATTCCTCGCTGATAGCGGGTCACGAGGACACCCGCGTCGTGGTGTTCCGGGCCGCTGGAGCCTAG
- a CDS encoding DNA-directed RNA polymerase subunit L gives MDLRVIERDESELVIEIAGEDHTFMNVLKGALLEAEEVSAATYDVNPEQSGGQTEPVLTLKTEDGTDPLEALERAAGQIKQKLTDFQDAFDAAAS, from the coding sequence ATGGATCTCCGGGTCATCGAGCGCGACGAATCGGAACTCGTCATCGAAATCGCCGGCGAGGATCACACGTTCATGAACGTCCTCAAAGGCGCGCTGCTCGAGGCCGAGGAAGTCTCGGCGGCGACCTACGACGTCAATCCCGAACAGTCGGGTGGCCAGACCGAGCCAGTACTAACACTCAAGACCGAGGACGGAACTGACCCGCTCGAGGCGCTCGAACGGGCGGCGGGACAGATCAAGCAAAAACTCACCGACTTCCAGGACGCCTTCGACGCGGCAGCCAGCTAG
- the hisF gene encoding imidazole glycerol phosphate synthase subunit HisF, protein MTLTKRIIPCIDVDVDEDGNAAVYTGVQFEDLEYTGDPVEMAKEYNEAGADEFTFLDITASAEGRETMLDVVEQVADEVFIPLTVGGGIRTVEDIKETLRAGADKVSINTGAIERPELITEGATAFGNQCILLSVDARRRFDEEGEHYVQIDGESAWFEATIHGGRTGTDLDVLEWVQEAEERGAGEMFINSIDKDGTKDGYDLPLMEAVSDAVSTPVIASSGCGHPRHMLEVFEAGADAALAASIFHFDEYTIQETKEYLDDHGVPVRL, encoded by the coding sequence ATGACGCTCACGAAGCGGATCATCCCCTGTATCGACGTCGACGTCGACGAGGACGGGAACGCGGCGGTCTACACCGGCGTGCAGTTCGAGGACCTGGAGTACACCGGTGATCCCGTCGAGATGGCAAAGGAGTACAACGAGGCTGGAGCCGACGAGTTCACCTTCCTCGACATCACCGCCTCGGCCGAAGGCCGGGAGACGATGCTGGACGTGGTCGAGCAGGTCGCCGACGAGGTGTTCATCCCGCTCACCGTCGGCGGCGGGATTCGTACGGTCGAGGACATCAAAGAGACCCTGCGTGCCGGGGCCGACAAGGTCTCGATCAACACCGGCGCCATCGAGCGCCCGGAACTCATCACGGAGGGCGCAACCGCCTTCGGGAACCAGTGTATCCTCTTGAGCGTCGACGCCCGCCGCCGGTTCGACGAAGAAGGGGAACACTACGTCCAGATCGACGGCGAGTCGGCCTGGTTCGAGGCCACGATCCACGGCGGTCGAACCGGCACGGACCTCGACGTCCTAGAGTGGGTTCAGGAGGCCGAGGAGCGCGGGGCCGGCGAGATGTTCATCAACTCCATCGACAAGGACGGCACCAAGGACGGGTATGACCTCCCGCTGATGGAAGCGGTCAGCGACGCCGTCTCGACCCCCGTAATCGCCTCCTCCGGCTGTGGGCATCCCCGTCACATGCTCGAAGTCTTCGAGGCCGGTGCGGACGCGGCGCTCGCGGCGTCGATCTTCCACTTCGACGAGTACACGATTCAGGAGACCAAGGAGTACCTCGACGACCACGGCGTGCCGGTTCGACTCTAG
- the purL gene encoding phosphoribosylformylglycinamidine synthase subunit PurL — translation MTLAEPDRERVTETLDREPTRPEAALFENLWSEHCAYRSSRPLLGAFESEGEQVVVGPGDDAAVVSLDDDTYVAFGIESHNHPSYVDPYDGAATGVGGIVRDIISMGAYPIGLADSLYVGDFADEHPRYLLEGIVEGIGDYGNSIGVPTIAGSTRFHPGYEGNPLVNVACVGLVDEQRLVTAEASAPGNKLVLVGNATGRDGLGGASFASEDLGEDAETEDRPAVQVGDPYTEKLLIEANEVLIDEGLIESARDLGAAGLGGASSELVAKGDLGADIDLGNVHLRETGMNATEILLAESQERMVYEVRPEHVSRVEAIAERFDLGISVIGETTDTGRYVCHFDGETVVDVPAIFVADGAPMNDLPTIDPEQPEPDLPDIDLREAMETILASPNAASDEWVYRQYDHEVGARTAMRPGDDAGILAIREAETGLAITSGTEPTWTDTAPYEGAYATALENATNLAAKGASPLATVDCVNAGNPEKPDVYGEFAAIVDGLADGCSDLDVPVVGGNVSLYNDSNVGPIPPTPTLAMIGTTPDFDAPTLAVEGEGELVLLGEFTEQLGGAELLAQLGGADRFPELPENPSEVIETIIEAASLESTTAVHDVSDGGLAVTLAEMIHEDGGVDATVPSAAALFSEAPGRVVVETTDREGLTETVGDRMAVQSLGTTTTAGGLSVTVADEDETVDYDTAQITEFRSTLETLG, via the coding sequence ATGACTCTGGCCGAACCGGACCGCGAACGGGTCACCGAGACCCTCGACCGGGAGCCCACGAGACCGGAGGCCGCGCTGTTCGAGAACCTCTGGAGCGAGCACTGTGCGTATCGCTCCTCCCGACCGCTACTGGGTGCCTTCGAGAGCGAAGGCGAGCAGGTCGTCGTCGGCCCCGGCGACGACGCCGCCGTCGTCAGCCTCGATGATGACACCTACGTGGCCTTCGGGATCGAGAGCCACAACCACCCCTCCTACGTCGACCCCTACGACGGGGCCGCGACGGGGGTCGGCGGGATCGTCCGGGACATCATCTCGATGGGAGCCTACCCCATCGGCCTCGCGGACTCCCTCTATGTGGGGGACTTCGCCGACGAACACCCGCGCTATCTCCTCGAAGGGATCGTCGAGGGAATCGGCGACTACGGCAACTCGATCGGGGTCCCGACGATCGCCGGGAGCACCCGATTCCACCCCGGCTACGAAGGGAACCCGCTGGTGAACGTCGCCTGTGTGGGACTGGTCGACGAACAGCGACTCGTGACCGCCGAAGCGAGTGCCCCGGGGAACAAACTCGTCCTGGTCGGCAACGCGACCGGTCGTGACGGCCTCGGCGGGGCGAGTTTCGCGAGCGAGGACCTCGGCGAGGACGCCGAGACGGAGGACCGACCGGCAGTTCAGGTCGGGGACCCCTACACCGAGAAGTTGCTCATCGAGGCCAACGAGGTCCTGATCGACGAGGGCCTGATCGAATCGGCCCGCGACCTGGGTGCGGCGGGCCTGGGCGGGGCCTCCTCCGAACTGGTCGCGAAGGGCGACCTGGGGGCCGACATCGACCTCGGGAACGTCCACCTCCGCGAGACGGGAATGAACGCGACGGAGATTCTGCTCGCCGAATCCCAGGAGCGGATGGTCTACGAGGTGCGCCCGGAGCACGTCTCGCGGGTCGAGGCGATCGCCGAGCGCTTCGATCTGGGGATTTCGGTCATCGGTGAGACCACCGACACCGGCCGCTATGTCTGTCACTTCGACGGCGAGACCGTCGTCGACGTGCCGGCGATTTTCGTGGCTGACGGGGCCCCGATGAACGACCTGCCGACGATCGACCCCGAACAGCCCGAACCGGATCTGCCGGATATCGACCTGCGCGAGGCCATGGAGACGATCCTCGCCAGTCCGAACGCCGCGAGCGACGAGTGGGTCTACCGCCAGTACGATCACGAGGTCGGCGCGCGGACGGCCATGCGGCCGGGCGATGACGCGGGGATTCTGGCCATTCGCGAGGCCGAGACCGGCCTCGCGATCACCTCGGGCACCGAACCGACCTGGACGGACACCGCACCCTACGAGGGCGCGTACGCGACGGCCCTGGAGAACGCCACGAACCTCGCGGCCAAGGGCGCAAGCCCGCTCGCGACCGTCGACTGCGTGAACGCGGGGAACCCCGAGAAACCGGACGTCTACGGCGAATTTGCGGCGATCGTCGACGGCCTGGCCGACGGCTGCAGCGATCTCGATGTGCCCGTGGTCGGCGGAAACGTCTCGCTTTACAACGATTCCAACGTCGGCCCGATTCCGCCGACGCCCACGCTGGCCATGATCGGCACCACCCCGGATTTCGACGCACCGACGCTCGCGGTCGAGGGCGAGGGAGAATTGGTGCTGCTCGGTGAGTTCACGGAGCAACTGGGTGGGGCCGAACTACTGGCCCAACTCGGTGGCGCGGATCGGTTCCCCGAACTGCCCGAGAACCCGAGTGAAGTGATCGAGACGATCATCGAGGCTGCAAGCCTGGAGAGCACCACCGCCGTCCACGACGTGAGCGACGGCGGCCTGGCCGTGACCCTCGCCGAGATGATTCACGAAGATGGTGGCGTCGACGCGACCGTGCCGAGTGCCGCCGCGCTCTTCTCGGAGGCCCCGGGTCGAGTAGTCGTCGAGACGACCGACCGCGAAGGCCTGACGGAAACTGTCGGGGATCGAATGGCTGTCCAGTCACTCGGCACGACAACCACGGCGGGTGGACTCTCGGTGACCGTCGCTGACGAAGACGAGACGGTCGACTACGACACTGCACAGATTACGGAATTCCGGTCGACCCTCGAAACGCTCGGATGA
- a CDS encoding PHP domain-containing protein: MLTVELHTHSARSYDGRDPVEMLLEQAAAVGLDAIAVTDHDAFDASQRAVELAPEFDLIGIPGMEVTSAAGHVLALGIDRKIPKGLPFSETLDAIHEAGGIAVVPHPFQKSRSGVAPNISRAALASADAIEVYNSRLLTGRANRKARAFAEKHGVPQTAGSDAHIAEMVGQAITAVDAKSHTADGIVDAIREGKTTVEGHRTPWHISFRQAAGGAKRRVKNRLASFF, from the coding sequence GTGCTCACCGTCGAGCTCCACACCCACTCGGCCCGTTCGTACGACGGTCGGGACCCCGTCGAGATGCTCCTGGAGCAGGCTGCAGCCGTCGGGCTCGACGCCATCGCGGTGACCGATCACGACGCGTTCGACGCCAGCCAGCGGGCGGTCGAACTCGCCCCGGAGTTCGATCTCATCGGAATTCCGGGGATGGAGGTCACCTCCGCGGCCGGTCACGTTCTCGCGCTCGGCATCGATCGCAAGATTCCGAAGGGGCTGCCCTTTTCGGAGACCCTCGACGCGATTCACGAGGCCGGCGGCATTGCAGTCGTCCCCCACCCGTTCCAGAAGTCCCGGAGCGGGGTCGCCCCGAATATCTCTCGGGCCGCATTGGCTTCGGCTGACGCCATCGAGGTGTACAACTCGCGGCTCCTCACGGGCCGGGCCAATCGCAAGGCACGGGCCTTCGCCGAAAAACACGGGGTGCCACAGACCGCCGGGTCGGACGCCCACATCGCGGAGATGGTGGGGCAGGCGATCACCGCGGTCGACGCCAAAAGCCACACGGCCGATGGAATCGTCGACGCGATTCGCGAGGGGAAAACGACGGTCGAGGGCCATCGTACCCCCTGGCACATCAGCTTCCGGCAGGCCGCTGGTGGGGCCAAACGCCGCGTGAAAAACCGGCTCGCGAGTTTCTTCTGA
- the gatC gene encoding Asp-tRNA(Asn)/Glu-tRNA(Gln) amidotransferase subunit GatC, with protein sequence MTDEPVEAADVRRVADLARVELDESAVEAFTAEFQDILGYFDALEEVPAVESEPDLVNVMRADEVRPSLSQADALRNASESEDGRFKGPRVS encoded by the coding sequence ATGACAGACGAGCCGGTCGAGGCGGCCGACGTACGGCGCGTCGCGGACCTCGCCCGTGTCGAACTAGACGAGTCCGCAGTCGAGGCGTTCACCGCCGAGTTCCAGGACATTCTGGGCTACTTTGACGCCCTGGAGGAGGTCCCGGCGGTCGAGTCCGAACCCGACCTCGTCAACGTGATGCGGGCCGACGAGGTTCGGCCCTCCCTCTCACAGGCAGACGCGCTTCGAAACGCCAGCGAGTCCGAGGACGGTCGATTCAAGGGGCCGCGGGTCTCATGA
- the gatA gene encoding Asp-tRNA(Asn)/Glu-tRNA(Gln) amidotransferase subunit GatA encodes MSLNAFITRTEIEGEAAGPLADTTVAVKDNLSTEGVRTTCGSEMLEDYVPPYDATVVSRLKAAGATIVGKTNMDEFGMGTTTETSAFGPTRNPVDEDHVPGGSSGGSAAAVKNGDADVALGTDTGGSIRCPAAFTGTVGIKPTYGLVSRYGLVAYANSLEQVGPIAPTVREAAELLSVIAGPDEHDGTTREAGADVDYAAVADGDVEGLTIGIPTELVEGSEPGVRERFEAGLETLREQGARTVEVDLPSVEYAVAAYYVIAMSEASSNLARFDGVRYGVSGGFEGDWNEAFAKSRSAGFGEEVIRRILLGTFALSEGYHDKYYKQAQEARSWVKQDFDAAFEEADVLATPTMPVLPPKLGESLDDPLQMYRIDANTVPVNLANLPAISVPVGEHDGLPVGFQLIGPAFGEEQIIQAGSALE; translated from the coding sequence ATGAGCCTGAACGCCTTCATCACGCGCACGGAAATCGAGGGCGAGGCCGCGGGGCCACTCGCGGACACGACGGTAGCCGTGAAGGACAACCTCAGCACCGAGGGTGTCCGGACGACCTGTGGCTCGGAGATGCTCGAAGACTATGTCCCGCCCTACGACGCGACCGTCGTCAGCCGGCTGAAGGCGGCCGGCGCGACCATCGTCGGCAAGACGAACATGGACGAGTTCGGGATGGGGACGACCACGGAGACCTCGGCCTTCGGGCCGACCCGAAACCCGGTCGACGAGGACCACGTTCCAGGAGGCTCCTCCGGCGGGAGTGCTGCCGCCGTCAAAAACGGGGATGCCGACGTGGCGCTCGGAACGGACACGGGTGGGTCGATCCGGTGTCCCGCTGCCTTCACCGGGACGGTCGGCATCAAGCCGACCTACGGGCTCGTCTCCCGGTACGGTCTGGTCGCCTACGCCAACAGTCTGGAACAGGTCGGCCCGATCGCGCCCACGGTTCGCGAGGCGGCCGAACTCCTCTCGGTCATCGCCGGGCCCGACGAACACGACGGAACGACTCGCGAGGCGGGCGCCGATGTCGACTACGCCGCCGTCGCGGATGGCGACGTCGAAGGCCTCACGATCGGGATTCCTACGGAACTGGTCGAAGGGAGCGAACCGGGCGTGCGCGAGCGCTTCGAGGCAGGTCTGGAGACACTCCGCGAGCAGGGCGCCCGAACGGTCGAGGTCGATCTTCCCTCCGTCGAGTACGCCGTCGCGGCCTACTATGTCATCGCGATGTCCGAGGCCTCCTCGAACCTGGCTCGCTTCGACGGCGTTCGTTATGGCGTCTCGGGCGGCTTCGAGGGCGACTGGAACGAGGCGTTCGCGAAGAGCCGCTCGGCGGGCTTCGGCGAGGAAGTCATTCGCCGCATCCTGTTGGGGACCTTCGCGCTCTCGGAGGGCTATCACGACAAGTACTACAAGCAGGCCCAGGAGGCTCGCTCGTGGGTCAAACAGGACTTCGATGCGGCCTTCGAGGAAGCTGACGTGCTGGCGACCCCGACGATGCCCGTCCTGCCGCCGAAACTGGGTGAAAGCCTCGACGATCCGCTGCAGATGTATCGCATCGACGCGAACACCGTCCCGGTGAATCTCGCGAACCTGCCGGCCATCTCGGTCCCGGTCGGCGAGCATGACGGGTTGCCCGTCGGCTTTCAGCTGATCGGGCCGGCCTTCGGCGAAGAACAGATCATCCAGGCCGGAAGCGCACTCGAGTAG
- a CDS encoding MarR family transcriptional regulator, which produces MSGESIEAELSADERAGLELVRERGSIHQSEFWKELDVSSRKGSRLATALEETGLIERERTVHGGNQTYLLKPVIREEDLDFSLLMAGDMLSPFVGEENIDPESDRFSQWIMNLVYEE; this is translated from the coding sequence ATGAGCGGGGAATCCATCGAGGCCGAACTCTCGGCGGACGAACGGGCCGGCCTCGAACTCGTCAGAGAACGAGGGTCGATCCACCAATCCGAATTCTGGAAGGAACTCGATGTCTCCTCACGCAAGGGGAGTCGCCTGGCGACGGCCCTGGAGGAGACCGGGTTGATCGAGCGGGAACGAACCGTCCACGGGGGCAACCAGACCTACCTGCTGAAACCAGTGATCCGGGAAGAAGACCTCGACTTCTCACTCTTGATGGCCGGGGACATGCTCTCGCCCTTCGTCGGCGAGGAGAACATCGATCCCGAGTCCGACCGGTTCTCCCAGTGGATCATGAACCTCGTTTACGAGGAGTAG
- a CDS encoding class I adenylate-forming enzyme family protein, whose protein sequence is MDEYLRRWARETPDRVALIDAASENRLTYAELDRWADSISSALVDRNIEPGDRVALLLGRDPAAIAAIWGVFRAGGTLVPLDADEPPQNLRSRCDRAAIEACICGSETERTAEAVASDGTDRIRIESVPREDSTTRQSDERTPEAGSQRLDRTRVVLFTSGTTGRPTGVRLTGRNLGASAASTVSRLGVTAADRWLLDLPIYHAGGLSIPIRTAMLGATTVLRQGFDTEATAATMAAYEVTGVSLVPTMLRRLLDGPGVPETLEFALVGGAETPPSLVKQALEADVPIFASYGMTETASGIATATPAELRQDPETVGRPVRAASVSILGPDGAPLDPGQVGEIAVSGAIVSPGTLASERSRPRRAFRTGDRGRLSPAGWLTVTGRIDDLIVTGGENVSPRTVEAAIRETLPVEAVAVLGIPDAEWGERVAAAVVFEAGATAIETEAVRDILRGQIPEYALPKRVIALDSLPRTASGTVDRTALEGAFEAHTPGSQE, encoded by the coding sequence ATGGATGAGTACCTCCGGCGATGGGCCAGAGAGACCCCTGATCGAGTCGCCCTCATCGACGCCGCCAGTGAGAATCGATTGACCTACGCCGAACTCGACCGCTGGGCCGACTCGATTTCGAGCGCGCTCGTCGACAGAAACATCGAACCGGGCGATCGGGTCGCGCTGCTCCTGGGGCGCGACCCCGCTGCGATCGCGGCAATCTGGGGGGTCTTCCGGGCCGGCGGGACGCTGGTCCCACTCGATGCCGACGAACCGCCCCAGAATCTGCGCTCCCGATGTGACCGGGCTGCAATCGAGGCCTGCATTTGCGGGAGTGAGACGGAGAGGACGGCCGAAGCGGTGGCTTCGGACGGGACCGACCGGATTCGGATCGAGTCCGTGCCAAGGGAAGACTCCACGACTCGGCAGTCCGACGAGCGAACTCCCGAGGCGGGATCACAGCGCCTCGATCGGACACGAGTCGTCCTGTTCACCTCCGGGACGACCGGCCGACCGACTGGCGTTCGGCTCACGGGCCGGAATCTGGGAGCGAGTGCCGCCTCGACGGTCTCGCGACTGGGCGTCACGGCCGCCGATCGCTGGCTGCTCGATCTGCCGATCTACCACGCCGGCGGGCTCTCGATTCCCATCAGAACCGCGATGCTCGGGGCCACGACCGTCCTGCGTCAGGGATTCGATACCGAAGCCACGGCGGCGACCATGGCGGCATACGAGGTAACCGGTGTCTCCCTGGTTCCGACGATGCTCCGCCGACTGCTGGACGGTCCTGGGGTTCCCGAAACCCTCGAATTTGCCCTCGTGGGCGGGGCCGAGACGCCCCCGTCTCTCGTGAAGCAGGCGCTCGAAGCCGACGTGCCGATTTTCGCGTCCTACGGCATGACCGAAACGGCCTCCGGAATCGCCACGGCGACCCCCGCTGAACTCCGCCAGGACCCAGAGACCGTGGGTCGCCCAGTCCGTGCAGCGAGCGTTTCGATTCTGGGGCCCGACGGCGCGCCGCTGGATCCAGGCCAGGTGGGCGAAATCGCCGTTTCCGGAGCCATCGTGAGCCCCGGAACCCTTGCAAGCGAGCGAAGCCGGCCACGACGGGCGTTCCGAACGGGAGACCGTGGCCGTCTCTCGCCGGCCGGCTGGCTCACTGTGACGGGGCGAATCGACGATCTGATCGTCACCGGCGGGGAGAACGTCTCGCCGCGCACCGTCGAGGCCGCGATCCGGGAGACACTCCCCGTCGAAGCGGTTGCCGTCCTCGGCATTCCCGACGCGGAGTGGGGCGAGCGCGTGGCTGCAGCAGTGGTCTTCGAAGCGGGAGCGACAGCGATCGAAACTGAGGCGGTCCGAGACATACTCCGGGGGCAAATCCCGGAGTACGCGCTTCCAAAACGGGTTATCGCACTCGATTCACTGCCCCGGACGGCCTCTGGCACCGTCGATCGGACGGCACTCGAAGGGGCGTTCGAGGCGCACACTCCCGGCAGTCAAGAATGA
- a CDS encoding o-succinylbenzoate synthase has protein sequence MSRVQPYELALDPPLRTARETMETRRGLLFRAEEGPGGIGDAAPLPPFTEPYEESRAALERAADAYDQQGWPAAFRVVSSRHNGRLEYPAARHAVSLAMLDWRGRTQEEPLFEQLGGTARTPVPVNATVGDGSPSETAQSVADARNRGFQAVKVKVGRGAVDRDLERLRAVRERVGSTVSVRVDANGAWSPETAAAFLRDAAALDLAAVEQPLPVEQTLAHTDLRGLGTPIAVDESLAQFPVQDLLAADVADWYVLKPMALGGVDVAAGVGKRVARQGRTPICTSIFESVVGRTAAVHLAAALDTTEAAGLATADRLVTDLAADPAPVEGGVVIPPSGPGLGIGEVGVDG, from the coding sequence ATGAGCCGCGTCCAGCCCTACGAACTGGCACTCGACCCGCCGCTCCGGACGGCCCGCGAGACGATGGAAACCAGACGAGGGCTGCTCTTCCGGGCCGAGGAGGGGCCGGGTGGGATCGGCGACGCAGCTCCGCTCCCGCCGTTCACGGAGCCCTACGAGGAGAGTCGAGCAGCACTGGAGCGTGCGGCAGACGCCTACGACCAGCAGGGCTGGCCAGCGGCGTTCAGAGTCGTCTCCAGCCGGCACAACGGCCGCCTGGAATATCCGGCCGCTCGTCACGCCGTCTCGCTCGCGATGCTGGACTGGCGGGGGCGAACCCAGGAGGAACCACTGTTCGAACAGCTCGGCGGAACAGCCCGAACGCCGGTCCCGGTCAACGCGACGGTCGGTGATGGCTCCCCCAGCGAGACCGCCCAGTCGGTCGCTGACGCCCGAAACAGGGGGTTCCAGGCCGTGAAGGTGAAAGTCGGTCGGGGAGCCGTCGATCGGGACCTCGAACGCCTCCGGGCCGTTCGCGAGCGGGTCGGCTCGACGGTTTCAGTGCGCGTCGACGCGAACGGGGCCTGGTCACCCGAGACGGCGGCCGCGTTTCTCCGGGACGCCGCTGCCCTGGATCTGGCCGCGGTCGAGCAGCCCCTCCCCGTAGAACAGACCTTGGCCCACACAGACTTGCGCGGACTGGGGACCCCAATCGCCGTCGACGAAAGTCTCGCACAGTTCCCCGTGCAGGACCTCCTGGCCGCGGACGTCGCCGACTGGTACGTCCTGAAACCGATGGCCCTCGGCGGGGTCGACGTCGCCGCCGGTGTCGGGAAGCGGGTCGCTCGCCAGGGCCGGACCCCGATCTGCACCTCGATCTTCGAGAGCGTCGTGGGTCGCACGGCGGCCGTCCACCTGGCCGCGGCACTTGATACGACGGAGGCAGCCGGGCTCGCCACGGCCGATCGACTGGTGACTGACCTCGCTGCGGATCCAGCCCCGGTCGAGGGCGGCGTCGTGATCCCCCCATCCGGCCCCGGCCTTGGGATCGGGGAGGTGGGAGTCGATGGATGA